One Nicotiana sylvestris chromosome 12, ASM39365v2, whole genome shotgun sequence genomic window carries:
- the LOC138882987 gene encoding uncharacterized protein, producing the protein MALYKALYGRRYRCPIGWFEKGEARLLGTDLVQNALEKVKVIQDRLRTTQSRQKSYADWKVLYHVGEVAYELTLPPSLAGVHPLFHVSMLRKYYSDPSEVLDLSSVQLDKDLSYVEEPMAILDRTPDATVFRANIFTLFNLVFGDVLGGGGVDEFERVGGG; encoded by the exons ATGGCGCTGTATAAGGCTCTATATGGTAGGCGTTATCGGTGCCCAATAGGTTGGTTCGAGAAGGGCGAGGCTAGATTACtgggaacagacttggttcagaatgccttggaaaaggttaaggtgattcaggatagacttcgcacaacccagtctagacagaagagttatgcagactggaag GTGTTGTATCacgttggggaggttgcttatgagcttaccTTGCCTCCCAGTTTAGCAGGAGTTCATCCgctattccatgtttctatgcttcggaagtattacAGTGATCCGTCTGAAGTGTTGGATTTAAgttctgtccagttggacaaggatctatcttatgttgaggagccaatggctattttggacag AACCCCAGATGCAACTGTCTTTCGAGCAAACATTTTCACCCTTTTCAATCTGGTTTTTGGAGATGTACTGGGTGGAGGAGGTGTGGATGAATTTGAGAGAGTTGGTGGTGGATGA